One Bartonella kosoyi DNA segment encodes these proteins:
- a CDS encoding type III PLP-dependent enzyme encodes MATQRIRDFLATHRSEGPCLIVDLDVVRDNYLNFEKALPQSRIFYAIKANPAPEILRLLSSLGSSFDAASVAEIEMALKAGATPERISFGNTIKKERDIAQAYALGVSLYAVDCIEEVEKIARAAPGARVFCRVLTDGKGAEWPLSRKFGCVPSMAVDVLKRAHQLGLQAHGVSFHVGSQQVDLSAWDRALSDVAAVFKNLEQEGISLKLVNMGGGFPTRYLKDVPTEQVYGTAVFDSLKKHFGNRIPETIIEPGRAMVGNAGVIRTEVVLISKKADNDNVRWVYLDIGKFNGLAETMDEAIRYPIETPHDDKVMEPCILAGPTCDSADVLYEKTPYPLPLSLTIGDKILIHGTGAYTATYASVAFNGFEPLRSYVI; translated from the coding sequence ATGGCAACGCAACGTATTCGCGATTTTCTTGCAACGCATCGTTCTGAAGGTCCATGCTTAATTGTTGATCTTGATGTTGTTCGTGACAACTATTTAAATTTTGAAAAAGCTCTGCCGCAGTCTCGTATTTTTTACGCAATAAAGGCCAATCCAGCTCCTGAAATCTTGCGTTTGCTAAGTTCTTTAGGATCTTCTTTTGATGCGGCTTCTGTTGCAGAAATTGAAATGGCTTTAAAAGCAGGGGCAACGCCAGAGCGTATTTCTTTTGGGAATACGATTAAAAAAGAACGTGATATCGCACAAGCCTATGCATTGGGCGTTTCACTTTATGCGGTTGATTGTATTGAAGAAGTCGAAAAAATTGCACGTGCTGCTCCAGGAGCGCGGGTTTTTTGCCGCGTTCTTACCGATGGAAAAGGTGCAGAGTGGCCATTGTCACGAAAGTTTGGTTGTGTCCCTTCTATGGCGGTTGATGTGCTAAAACGCGCACACCAATTAGGTTTGCAAGCCCATGGTGTTTCTTTTCATGTTGGATCTCAGCAAGTTGATCTAAGTGCGTGGGATCGTGCTTTATCGGATGTCGCTGCGGTTTTTAAAAATTTAGAACAAGAAGGTATTTCACTGAAGTTGGTGAATATGGGGGGTGGTTTTCCAACGCGTTATTTAAAAGATGTTCCTACAGAACAAGTTTATGGTACGGCAGTTTTTGATTCATTAAAAAAGCATTTTGGCAATCGTATTCCTGAGACAATTATTGAGCCAGGGCGTGCTATGGTTGGCAATGCGGGTGTTATTCGCACAGAAGTTGTTCTGATCTCTAAAAAAGCTGATAATGATAATGTCCGATGGGTTTATCTTGATATTGGAAAATTTAATGGTCTTGCTGAAACGATGGATGAAGCCATTCGTTATCCTATTGAGACCCCTCATGATGATAAGGTTATGGAGCCTTGTATTTTAGCTGGACCAACATGCGATTCGGCAGATGTTCTCTATGAAAAAACACCTTATCCGCTTCCTTTATCCCTAACGATCGGAGATAAGATATTGATTCATGGAACGGGTGCTTACACAGCAACTTACGCATCTGTTGCCTTTAATGGTTTTGAACCTTTACGATCGTATGTGATCTGA